The DNA window GGGGATCATTGACGTTGACCCATACATCTCTTCCATTCCGTAACTGCTTTCTAAAGACTTATTTAACTTTAAGTGCTTCCTTCGTGGTCTTCTAACCAGAATAAAGTCTTAGTCGACTGTAAAACCCTCTGGTAGCTCCACCACAACAGGGGCACAGTCATCCAGGTCTGCTTCAAAGTCCCAGTTAAACTTTTTGGTCAGGTGAGCTTTGAACTTCTCCGCTCTCTTCCGGAGGGTTCCATCTACCCCAGGACCAGATGCAAACTGGAAAAAGTCCTGCAAGAATCCAGAcagttctgtttttcttttcttttcactaTGCATGTGAACTGGAGGCACAACAGTTAAAATCAAACTACAACGACACCATTTAAAATATGTGTGACATTCCAAACACGTCCAGAAGTAGCCATTCATTCTGACTGAAGTTTGGGAATTTGTTTATATCAATATTGATAAAATTGTAATGGATGTGCTTTTACCTGCAGTGTAGAGGTGAGGAAGTTGTTCTGAGATACGATATCTACAAAGAAGTCAGGTGGGATTTCTCCAAGCTGGTGGTAAAGCACAGAGATGAGTCCCAGGAAGAGCTCTTTACGCTTTTGTATCGATTCCTCTGACCGGCACAGCAGACCGAGGAGATGCTTCCAGTGTTCAAAGCCTTCATATACGTTTCcaagcaggaaacacacaaaggcAAACTGTAGCTCACCTGAAAGGACAAAGATCAAATGTCATTAGTTTTCTACATGAGGACAATGTAATAGTGTGGCATGAAAAGGTTCATACATTGACCTACTGTCACATACCCAGCAGGTTGAGAGGCTGCAGTGAGTAGTTCTTCTCCAGTACTGTTTCCAAGGCATAGCTAAAGTCCATACTGCACTTGGTGATCTCAGCAGGTGATGCTCCTGGAGGGTACGTTTTCTCGGGGATAACAGAGAAGCGCAGCTCTGTTCCTTCCCTCTGTTTCATCTTGGGGAGCCTATCCAGCCCCTCTTTCATGCTTTGACAAGCCTGGTCGTTCCTCGGCTGCTCTGCCCTATCTTCAGTGTGTCTGAGCTGGAGCTCGGGGATGACATCACTGAATGCACACACTCGACCTGAAAGTGGCTGCAAGTTATTGGCCAGCTCACACCTGAGATGGTCAGTGAGGGACACCCATTTCCTCATCACCTCATACGGGTATGGCCCCAAGAAAGGATCCAGGTCTTTCAAGTTGGACCTGATCCGGTTAAGCTCTTCTTCATTCTGAGAGGCTGAGAAATCAAGATCTTCTATCTTGGGATCCCAATTGGCTAACACGATCTCTCTAGGtttgagagagaggaagagaccaGTCTTTGGGCCGAGTTCTCCTCCATGGCTTGGAGGGTTGGCAGAACAATAATGAAGGAAATGCAGACCCGGCGGGATCATCTTCACACCCTTGAAGCGAGGGCCAACTTGCCAACTCTTGCAGTCAATTCCCAGCAGTGTACCCTTAGGAACACCAAGTAGAACCAGAAACGCTCCCTCTTCGAACAGCCTGCGAGCAACATCTGGATCCATGTCGACT is part of the Takifugu flavidus isolate HTHZ2018 chromosome 8, ASM371156v2, whole genome shotgun sequence genome and encodes:
- the aar2 gene encoding protein AAR2 homolog; protein product: MADSRSVVDMDPDVARRLFEEGAFLVLLGVPKGTLLGIDCKSWQVGPRFKGVKMIPPGLHFLHYCSANPPSHGGELGPKTGLFLSLKPREIVLANWDPKIEDLDFSASQNEEELNRIRSNLKDLDPFLGPYPYEVMRKWVSLTDHLRCELANNLQPLSGRVCAFSDVIPELQLRHTEDRAEQPRNDQACQSMKEGLDRLPKMKQREGTELRFSVIPEKTYPPGASPAEITKCSMDFSYALETVLEKNYSLQPLNLLGELQFAFVCFLLGNVYEGFEHWKHLLGLLCRSEESIQKRKELFLGLISVLYHQLGEIPPDFFVDIVSQNNFLTSTLQDFFQFASGPGVDGTLRKRAEKFKAHLTKKFNWDFEADLDDCAPVVVELPEGFTVD